The proteins below are encoded in one region of Silene latifolia isolate original U9 population chromosome 2, ASM4854445v1, whole genome shotgun sequence:
- the LOC141642297 gene encoding mavicyanin — translation MSKLVQGQEMVVAAIALIMFFASPAYGAVYKVGDASGWTTIGNVDYKQWAATKTFHLGDVVVFQYNAQFHNVMQVRHAEYKECNASSPIATHTTGNDTITITKHGHYFFLCGVPGHCQTGQKVDIHVLNPVTSAIAPSPSSIASSPANAATTTISPGPSSSAPSLWNSSIGLVRVVASILTAFLTGFHVPLI, via the exons ATGAGTAAGCTAGTACAAGGCCAAGAAATGGTCGTAGCTGCCATTGCATTGATCATGTTCTTCGCTTCGCCGGCGTATGGTGCGGTTTATAAGGTCGGGGACGCGTCTGGTTGGACTACCATTGGCAATGTTGATTACAAACAGTGGGCTGCTACCAAAACTTTCCATCTTGGTGATGTTGTTG TGTTCCAATACAACGCACAATTTCACAACGTTATGCAAGTAAGACATGCAGAGTATAAGGAATGCAATGCGTCATCCCCGATTGCAACTCATACTACAGGAAACGACACCATAACAATCACCAAACACGGCCACTACTTCTTCCTGTGTGGGGTCCCTGGTCACTGCCAGACGGGACAGAAGGTTGACATCCACGTCCTCAACCCCGTCACTTCTGCGATTGCTCCGTCTCCTTCTTCAATTGCATCTTCCCCTGCTAATGCCGCTACAACCACAATATCCCCTGGCCCTTCTAGCTCTGCACCAAGTTTATGGAATTCCTCTATAGGACTTGTTCGTGTAGTTGCTTCAATCCTAACTGCATTTTTGACCGGGTTTCACGTACCATTGATTTGA